The DNA region CTTGGCGCACCGAGCGGGCTCCAACCGATCCGGAAGGTCGTCCGCTGCCATTTCGAGTTCCTCGCAGATGTGCAGGAGCGCCCAATGATGACGTTCAAGGGCTACAAGTGGCGAGTTGTTGCGCATGAGCACACCTCCGGGATCGATCTGAAGTGTTTAGGCCAGATCAGCGGCGCCGCATTGAGCAGGATCAACAAGCACCAAGTTTGTGCTGCGACAAAGTGCTTTCAAACCTTGGGTGATAGCCATTGTCTCTCCCAGACGTAGGACCGCCGTCCGGGCTCGTCTCTCCCGCGGTCAGGACAGGATCAATGACAGAATCGGCAGCGCTTCCCTTCATCGATGTGCGGACAATACAGCCCCGAGAGCGCCACCCAAAAATCTTCGCCATGGTCGACGAACTTCCGGTCGGCAAGAGCTTCGTGATCGTGAACGATCATGATCCACGGCCGCTGCACTACCAGCTGCAGGCGGAATATCCTGGACAGTTTTCGTGGACCTATCTCGAATCCGGCCCTGAGGTATGGCGCGTGCAGGTGGGCCGCGAAGCAGCCGCCTAGCGGCTGCCGTGGAGGGCTGGCGCCCTGAGCCCGGCCCTCTACAAGCAGGAGCAAAAAGTATGCAGAGAGCCAGTATATCGCAGTGGACGCTTGCCTATTTCGGCTGCTCTTTGGCTGTCTTCCTTGCCGCCTTGGGGCTGATAGCCGCCGGTTTCGGCTATCCTGCTGATGCTTTGGCAGGCCCGCGAACTCTGATCGTGGTCCATATGCTTGCCATTGGCTGGCTAACCCTCCTGATGTTCGGGGCCATGTTCCAGTTTCTTCCAGTCCTGGTCGGCCGAGACCTGGTGTGGCCCCGACTGCCCCCGGTTGCACTCTTGCTGATCGCCACCGGACTGGTGGTGATGCTCACGGGGTTTGCGGGTCTCGACGGTATGATTGATCTACCTGCCCAGTTACTTCCGACTGGCGGCCTGCTCCTGCTCTGCGGTTTCTCGACCGCAGCCGCAGTTCTGATGGCGACCCTGCTGCAAGGACAGTCTCTGCCGTTGCCGGCCTGCTTTGTTGCCGTGGCCCTCTTAAGCGTTCTGCTAACGGCTCTCGTGGGTGAAAGCCTTGCTAGCGCACTCACCGGAGTCTTCGGAGGAGATTTCGCCCTGGCCCTCGTCACGCACGGGATACCCCTCCACGCCGGACTGGGCCTGGGCGGCTGGCTGACGTTCGCTGCCATGGGAGTGAGCTATCGCCTTGTATCCATGTTTCTTGTGGCACCCGAGCGGGGCGGACGACTGCCCCAAATTGCCTTTTGGAGTGGGGTGCTGGGGGGAGCGGGCCTGGGTGGGGCCTTTGCCATATTGCTCGCCAGGAACATGCCGGCCCCACCGGCAGTGACATTTGCTGCTCTCGCAGGGTTCGCCTCTGTGGGTGCTTACCTTGGCGACATCATCACCCTTTACCGCTCTCGCCGGCGCAAGGCGCTCGAGCTGCACATGAGAGCGGCAATCGCCGCTTTTTCGATGCTGGGGCTGGCCGCTCTGGTGTTGGTGATCGCTGCGGCCGCGGGATCGGAGAGGGGAGTGGTGGCGGGTGTCTATATCCTCGTGCTGGGTTGGCTGAGCGGCCTCAGCCTTGCCATGCTTTTCAAGATTATCCCATTCCTGACCTGGCTGGAGTGCTTTGCGCCAGTCATGGGGCGCACACCTACCCCTCGGGTTCAGGATCTCGTCTGCGAGCGGCGGGCCCTCCCAATTTTTGCCGGCTACTTCATTGCAGTACTCGTTGGGGCCACGGGGTTGTTCATGGAGGAACCACACCTTCTGCGGGTAGCAGCGGCAGCCCAACTGATCGTTGCCATCCTGCTGAGTGATGAATTTCGTAAAGCCCGGCGTTTGCACCACCTTCCCGCTGAGTGGACGAACTGGAAGAAGCCTCGGCTCTTCTTGCCAACAACACCATCAAGGATGCTGCCATGAACGATCTCGAACTCGATGTCCGACCT from Devosia sp. RR2S18 includes:
- a CDS encoding DUF2249 domain-containing protein; translated protein: MTESAALPFIDVRTIQPRERHPKIFAMVDELPVGKSFVIVNDHDPRPLHYQLQAEYPGQFSWTYLESGPEVWRVQVGREAAA